Proteins found in one Acidimicrobiales bacterium genomic segment:
- a CDS encoding YbhN family protein translates to MPGSDHAARRRRWVPREVRWGITALVVGVVGYLVLPEISGARTALHQITAVRIPYLVAGVVLEAAALVAYAELTRTVLPAGAVRRSRLLRIDLSSLAVSHVVPGGTAPGTGLAYRLLTEAGVAGPDAGFALAMQGAGSAVVLNILFWTALVVSLFLHGFNPLYGVAAGVGVLLMTAFGGVVVLLLRGQHRAVDVMRRIADRLPLLDGERVAHVVENVADRLRALVGEPRLLRRAVVWAAANWLLDAACLWVFIAAFGKLVSPIDLLVAYGLANVLAVIPITPSGLGVIEGVLIPTLAGFGVPRDKAILAVLGYRLVNFWLPIPIGGGAFLSLRLGTRFRRT, encoded by the coding sequence ATGCCGGGCTCGGACCACGCGGCCCGACGGCGCCGGTGGGTCCCGCGCGAGGTCCGGTGGGGGATCACCGCGCTCGTCGTCGGGGTCGTCGGCTACCTCGTGCTCCCCGAGATCTCCGGGGCGCGCACGGCCCTGCACCAGATCACCGCCGTCCGCATCCCCTACCTCGTCGCCGGTGTGGTGCTCGAGGCCGCCGCGCTCGTCGCGTACGCGGAGCTCACGCGCACGGTGCTGCCGGCCGGCGCCGTCAGGCGGTCACGCCTGCTGCGCATCGACCTTTCCAGCCTGGCGGTGAGCCACGTCGTCCCCGGTGGCACCGCACCGGGGACGGGGCTCGCCTACCGGCTCCTCACCGAGGCCGGGGTGGCGGGGCCCGACGCGGGGTTCGCGCTCGCCATGCAGGGGGCGGGGTCGGCGGTGGTGCTCAACATCCTGTTCTGGACGGCACTCGTCGTCTCGCTGTTCCTCCACGGGTTCAACCCGCTCTACGGCGTGGCCGCCGGCGTGGGGGTGCTGCTCATGACGGCGTTCGGCGGCGTCGTCGTCCTGCTCCTGCGGGGACAGCACCGGGCCGTCGACGTCATGCGGCGCATCGCGGACCGGCTGCCCCTCCTCGACGGCGAGAGGGTGGCCCACGTGGTCGAGAACGTGGCCGACCGGTTGCGCGCCCTCGTGGGCGAGCCTCGGCTGCTCCGGCGGGCGGTGGTGTGGGCCGCGGCCAACTGGCTGTTGGACGCCGCGTGCCTGTGGGTCTTCATCGCGGCGTTCGGCAAGCTCGTCTCGCCCATCGACCTTCTCGTCGCCTACGGCCTGGCCAACGTCCTCGCCGTCATCCCCATCACCCCGTCGGGCCTCGGGGTCATCGAGGGTGTCCTGATCCCCACCCTCGCCGGGTTCGGCGTCCCCCGGGACAAGGCCATCCTGGCCGTGCTCGGCTATCGGCTGGTCAACTTCTGGCTGCCCATCCCCATCGGGGGTGGCGCGTTCCTGTCCCTGCGCCTCGGCACCCGGTTCCGCCGCACCTGA
- a CDS encoding HAMP domain-containing sensor histidine kinase, with product MTLRRRLVVGMLLLLVAGLITTDLLTSSSLRSFLLGRLDDQLDVSQGQAYNYIYQVYERDLQSGVRTPLTDPRAWLADLAAPLPVSVPSGASASAAGQAGTGRTGADQAGATPSSSAAPPRALRLNPGALAGRLSSDAYVEVISANGKVLFRDPSGPVGNPDAAPVLPARLAVQHLPAFHVPGRNHGPYAPESPSFDVAAVGSPGLHYRAQAVAVPGGVLITAISLDPTEETLASLTHIEVFVSFAVSVALLLLALWIVRIGMRPLDDMTETAGAIARGDLTRRIRRAEVHSEVGRLGTALNGMLSQIEAAFRERTRSESRLRRFVADASHELRTPLTSIRGYAELLRKGAFDSEDERRRAAERIENEAARMSLLVDDLLLLARLDQGRPLEQTPVDLCHVVSDAVDATRVHDTGRTITLDTDGAVVVAGDADRLRQIVDNLLRNAVVHTPAGTPVQVSVQRRHQTAVLRVADEGPGLDPEQAARVFDRFYRGSQARTGEGTGLGLSIVAALANAHGGRATINTAPGVGTALTVEIPLAPPAGETPHDTAPVAVGRVPGGAGGADPVEGAPEEDSTVPADGAGPTDDASLAPSLRR from the coding sequence GTGACGCTGCGCCGCCGGCTCGTGGTCGGCATGCTCCTGCTCCTCGTGGCGGGCCTCATCACGACCGACCTGCTCACGTCGTCGTCGCTGCGGTCGTTCCTCCTCGGACGGCTCGACGACCAGCTCGACGTGTCGCAGGGCCAGGCCTACAACTACATCTATCAGGTGTACGAGCGCGACCTGCAGAGCGGGGTCCGGACGCCGCTCACGGACCCCCGCGCCTGGCTCGCGGACCTGGCGGCGCCGCTTCCCGTTTCCGTTCCGAGTGGCGCCAGCGCCTCCGCCGCGGGCCAGGCCGGCACGGGCCGGACGGGTGCCGACCAGGCCGGGGCGACGCCGTCGTCGAGCGCGGCCCCGCCCCGGGCTCTCCGGCTGAATCCCGGCGCGTTGGCCGGCCGCCTCAGCTCGGACGCCTACGTCGAGGTCATCTCGGCCAACGGCAAGGTGCTGTTCCGGGACCCGTCGGGCCCGGTGGGCAACCCCGACGCCGCGCCCGTGCTCCCGGCCCGGCTGGCGGTCCAGCACCTGCCCGCCTTCCACGTCCCCGGGCGGAACCACGGCCCGTACGCGCCGGAGAGCCCGTCGTTCGACGTGGCCGCGGTGGGCTCGCCGGGACTGCACTACCGCGCCCAGGCCGTCGCCGTGCCCGGCGGCGTCCTGATCACCGCCATCTCCCTCGACCCCACCGAGGAGACCCTGGCGTCGCTGACGCACATCGAGGTCTTCGTGTCGTTCGCCGTCAGCGTGGCCCTGCTGCTCCTGGCCCTGTGGATCGTCCGCATCGGCATGCGCCCCCTCGACGACATGACCGAGACGGCCGGCGCCATCGCCCGCGGAGACCTGACGCGACGGATCCGGCGTGCCGAGGTGCACAGCGAAGTCGGTCGGCTGGGGACCGCACTCAACGGGATGCTGAGCCAGATCGAGGCCGCGTTCCGCGAGCGCACCCGGTCCGAGTCGCGTCTGCGGCGGTTCGTGGCCGACGCCTCGCACGAGCTGCGGACGCCGCTCACCTCGATCAGGGGCTATGCCGAGCTGCTGCGCAAGGGCGCGTTCGACTCGGAGGACGAGCGCCGCCGCGCCGCCGAGCGCATCGAGAACGAGGCGGCCCGCATGAGCCTCCTCGTGGACGACCTGCTCCTGCTGGCGCGCCTCGACCAGGGCCGGCCGCTCGAGCAGACCCCCGTGGACCTGTGCCACGTCGTGAGCGACGCCGTCGACGCCACCCGGGTGCACGACACCGGCCGGACGATCACCCTCGACACGGACGGAGCCGTCGTCGTGGCCGGCGACGCCGACCGGCTCCGCCAGATCGTCGACAACCTCCTGCGCAACGCCGTCGTGCACACGCCGGCGGGCACGCCCGTGCAGGTGTCGGTGCAACGACGCCATCAGACGGCCGTGCTGCGCGTGGCCGACGAGGGTCCCGGGCTCGACCCCGAGCAGGCGGCCCGGGTCTTCGACCGCTTCTACCGGGGCAGCCAGGCCCGCACCGGGGAGGGCACGGGCCTCGGCCTGTCGATCGTGGCCGCCCTGGCGAATGCCCACGGCGGGCGTGCGACCATCAATACGGCTCCCGGCGTGGGGACGGCGCTCACCGTGGAGATCCCGCTCGCCCCGCCCGCAGGGGAGACCCCACACGACACGGCGCCTGTCGCGGTGGGCCGGGTGCCGGGCGGGGCCGGCGGCGCGGATCCGGTCGAGGGCGCTCCCGAGGAGGACAGCACGGTCCCCGCCGACGGCGCGGGCCCGACCGATGACGCCAGCCTTGCCCCGTCCCTTCGTCGTTGA
- a CDS encoding alpha/beta hydrolase, which translates to MPRPFVVDRGRGRPVLLVHGQPGLGTDWERVAERLADHRLLIVDRPGYGRGGEETLGIAGNADALADVLTERAAVPATVVGHSYGGGIAIMLAAHRPELVSGLVLVGSIGRADSVNGLDRVLATPVLGEAISAAGLFALGRVLPRLRTATGDRANRALAWLRASLPDETYDRVSSQPGRRVWHSFVAEQRTLMREIDAVETALGSVRAPTVVISGTWDVVVPPSVSTSVAASIPGSELVTIARTGHFVPRDAPAVVAAAVRSTEARADGGRAAPREQPTGT; encoded by the coding sequence TTGCCCCGTCCCTTCGTCGTTGACCGGGGCCGGGGCCGCCCGGTCCTGTTGGTCCATGGGCAGCCGGGTCTCGGCACCGACTGGGAGCGCGTGGCGGAGCGCCTGGCGGACCACCGGCTGCTCATCGTGGACCGTCCCGGGTACGGGCGCGGCGGTGAGGAGACGCTCGGCATCGCCGGGAACGCCGACGCCCTCGCCGACGTCCTGACCGAGCGCGCCGCGGTGCCCGCCACCGTGGTGGGCCACAGCTACGGCGGGGGGATCGCCATCATGCTGGCGGCGCACCGGCCCGAGCTCGTGTCGGGCCTGGTGCTCGTGGGGTCGATCGGCCGGGCCGACAGCGTCAACGGCCTGGACCGCGTGCTCGCCACGCCGGTCCTGGGCGAGGCCATCAGCGCCGCGGGCCTGTTCGCGCTCGGCCGCGTCCTGCCCCGGCTGCGCACCGCCACCGGCGACCGGGCGAACCGCGCCCTGGCGTGGCTCCGGGCGAGCCTGCCCGACGAGACCTACGACAGGGTGTCGTCGCAACCGGGCCGCCGGGTGTGGCACAGCTTCGTGGCCGAGCAGCGCACGCTGATGCGCGAGATCGACGCGGTGGAGACCGCCCTCGGCTCCGTGCGGGCGCCGACGGTGGTCATCTCGGGGACGTGGGACGTGGTGGTCCCGCCGTCGGTGTCCACGAGCGTGGCGGCGTCGATCCCCGGGAGCGAGCTCGTGACCATCGCCCGCACCGGCCACTTCGTCCCCCGCGACGCGCCCGCGGTGGTGGCCGCGGCGGTGCGCAGCACCGAGGCGCGCGCCGACGGTGGCCGGGCAGCACCCCGGGAGCAGCCCACGGGCACGTAG
- a CDS encoding YbhN family protein, with protein MEEGAVAAPRRRRVRHQVKWGIYAVALFLILEYLVLPQLAGARKSLDLLGRINIAYVVAGVVLEAAALVSYSQLTHTVLRREGPPRSRLLRINMSSLAVSHIMPGGTAPGTAVAYRLLTQSGVAGADAGFALAMQGAGSALVLNSILWSALLVSVFLHGYNPLYALAAGAGVVLMGLFAGIVVALTRGRDRSVETIRRWAARVPFLDGDKLGIQVRRVAERLAAFLAEPQLLTRAVGWAAAFWLLDASSLFVFIAAFGKIVSPIDLLVAYGLAFVLAVIPITPSGLGVIEGVLIPTLAGFGVPRGTAILGVLGYRLVNFWLPIPVGGIAYLTLRFSGEGWGQRLRHAREEVASLDDEKVRRATDALPAEPVPTDRVPHQGPVRGDRRPTQRPTTPDA; from the coding sequence ATGGAGGAGGGAGCCGTGGCCGCGCCGCGGCGTCGACGAGTGCGCCACCAGGTCAAATGGGGGATCTATGCGGTCGCCCTGTTCCTGATCCTGGAGTACCTGGTCCTCCCCCAGCTGGCCGGCGCCCGCAAATCGCTCGACCTGCTGGGCCGCATCAACATCGCCTACGTCGTCGCCGGCGTGGTCCTCGAGGCCGCCGCGCTGGTGTCGTACAGCCAGCTCACCCACACGGTGTTGCGCCGCGAGGGGCCGCCGCGGTCCCGGCTACTGCGGATCAACATGTCGAGCCTGGCCGTCAGCCACATCATGCCCGGCGGCACCGCACCGGGGACCGCCGTCGCCTACCGGCTCCTCACGCAGTCCGGAGTGGCGGGCGCCGATGCCGGCTTCGCACTCGCCATGCAGGGTGCGGGCTCGGCGCTCGTCCTCAATTCGATCCTGTGGTCGGCGCTGCTCGTGTCGGTGTTCCTCCACGGCTACAACCCGCTCTACGCTCTGGCCGCCGGCGCCGGCGTGGTCCTCATGGGCCTCTTCGCGGGGATCGTGGTGGCGCTCACGCGGGGGCGTGACCGGTCCGTCGAGACCATCCGCCGGTGGGCGGCGCGCGTGCCCTTCCTCGACGGCGACAAACTCGGCATCCAGGTCCGGAGGGTGGCGGAGCGGCTGGCGGCCTTTCTCGCCGAGCCGCAGCTCCTCACCCGGGCCGTGGGGTGGGCGGCGGCGTTCTGGCTGCTCGACGCCTCCTCGCTGTTCGTGTTCATCGCCGCCTTCGGCAAGATCGTCTCGCCGATCGACCTTCTCGTCGCCTACGGGCTGGCCTTCGTGCTGGCGGTCATCCCCATCACGCCGTCGGGTCTCGGGGTCATCGAGGGTGTCCTGATCCCCACGCTGGCCGGGTTCGGCGTCCCCCGGGGGACCGCCATCCTGGGCGTCCTCGGCTATCGCCTGGTCAACTTCTGGCTCCCCATCCCGGTCGGGGGCATCGCCTACCTGACGCTGCGCTTCTCGGGCGAGGGCTGGGGGCAACGGTTGCGCCACGCCCGGGAGGAGGTCGCCAGCCTCGACGACGAGAAGGTCCGCCGTGCCACCGACGCGCTGCCGGCCGAGCCGGTGCCGACCGACCGGGTGCCGCACCAGGGCCCGGTACGGGGCGACCGGCGGCCGACCCAGAGGCCGACGACGCCCGACGCCTGA
- a CDS encoding polyprenol monophosphomannose synthase, with product MRVLVVLPTYNESENIDRVLRRIRAALPDAGVLVVDDGSPDGTADMADKLGVELGGIEVLRRKAKAGLGSAYRAGFAWGLERGWEALVEMDADLSHEPEALPTLIAPLDEGVDLVVGSRYVPGGSIPNWRWHRRLLSQGGNIYAAVLLGLHVTDSTSGFRAYRADALRRIDLGAVRAEGYGFQIEMVHRVLEQGGQVTEVPIRFVDRVEGKSKMSMHIVVEALLLVTWWALKRAGQVLVHGGRRARRARSGA from the coding sequence GTGCGCGTCCTGGTCGTGCTCCCGACGTACAACGAATCGGAGAACATCGACCGCGTCCTGCGGCGGATCCGGGCTGCCCTGCCCGACGCCGGCGTGCTCGTGGTCGACGACGGCAGCCCCGACGGGACCGCCGACATGGCCGACAAGCTGGGCGTGGAGCTCGGGGGTATCGAGGTCCTGCGGCGCAAGGCCAAGGCCGGCCTGGGCAGCGCCTATCGCGCCGGGTTCGCCTGGGGCCTCGAACGCGGCTGGGAGGCCCTGGTGGAGATGGACGCCGACCTCTCCCACGAGCCCGAGGCCCTCCCGACCCTGATCGCCCCGCTCGACGAGGGCGTCGACCTCGTGGTCGGGTCCCGCTACGTGCCCGGCGGGTCGATCCCCAACTGGCGGTGGCACCGCCGCCTGCTGTCGCAGGGGGGCAACATCTACGCGGCGGTGCTGCTGGGGCTGCACGTCACCGACTCGACGTCGGGGTTCCGCGCCTACCGGGCCGACGCCCTGCGCCGGATCGACCTGGGGGCGGTGCGGGCCGAGGGGTACGGGTTCCAGATCGAGATGGTCCACCGGGTCCTCGAGCAGGGCGGCCAGGTGACCGAGGTGCCGATCCGGTTCGTGGACCGGGTCGAGGGCAAGTCGAAGATGTCCATGCACATCGTGGTGGAGGCGCTCCTCCTGGTCACCTGGTGGGCCCTCAAGCGTGCGGGCCAGGTCCTGGTCCACGGGGGCCGGCGCGCTCGCCGGGCGCGAAGCGGCGCCTAG
- a CDS encoding acyl-CoA dehydrogenase family protein: MAIDFTFAPEVEDARLRMRSFVEQDVRPTEERLVAGAAGRGEWRAELDRLRERARELELWMPHMPPEWGGTGLAPTALAAVSAEAATARFGPYVVNCYAPDEGNMHTILHWGTDDQKERYLRPMCEGRMRSCFAMTEPEVAGSDPTLMRTRAVPDGDEWVINGHKWFISGARGARFAILVARTEDDPEVPQAATTAFIVDVPSEGWEIVRDVETMSGSHNHCEIRITDLRVPDANRLGGRGQGHRLGQSRLGPARLAHCMRWLGQIETALDLMVARATERYSHGSYLSEKQGIQWLVSESAIELYQAKLMVLHAAYRIEHGLPFTTEVSMAKHHVANTLWRVIDRAVQVHGALGYSKDSPLADMLLQARWSRFADGADEIHKWRVAEAVITAYKEHGSTRSATGDLPL; this comes from the coding sequence ATGGCCATCGATTTCACCTTCGCCCCCGAGGTCGAGGACGCGCGCCTGCGCATGCGGAGCTTCGTCGAGCAGGACGTGCGCCCCACCGAGGAGCGGCTCGTCGCCGGGGCGGCCGGCCGCGGCGAGTGGCGTGCCGAGCTCGACCGGCTGCGTGAGCGGGCGCGCGAGCTCGAGCTGTGGATGCCGCACATGCCGCCCGAGTGGGGTGGCACCGGCCTCGCCCCCACGGCGCTGGCGGCGGTGTCCGCCGAAGCGGCCACGGCGCGCTTCGGCCCCTACGTCGTGAACTGCTACGCGCCCGACGAGGGCAACATGCACACGATCCTGCACTGGGGGACCGACGACCAGAAGGAGCGCTACCTGCGGCCCATGTGTGAGGGGAGGATGCGGTCGTGCTTCGCCATGACCGAACCCGAGGTGGCGGGGTCCGACCCCACCCTCATGCGGACGCGGGCCGTGCCCGACGGCGACGAATGGGTGATCAACGGGCACAAGTGGTTCATCAGCGGGGCACGCGGCGCGCGCTTCGCCATCCTCGTCGCCCGCACGGAGGACGATCCCGAGGTCCCGCAGGCGGCCACCACGGCGTTCATCGTCGACGTCCCGTCCGAGGGCTGGGAGATCGTGCGGGACGTGGAGACCATGTCCGGGAGCCACAACCACTGCGAGATCCGCATCACCGACCTGCGGGTGCCCGACGCCAACCGCCTGGGCGGGCGGGGCCAGGGCCACCGCCTGGGGCAGTCCCGGCTCGGCCCGGCGCGCTTGGCGCACTGCATGCGCTGGCTGGGACAGATCGAGACGGCCCTCGACCTCATGGTGGCGCGGGCCACCGAGCGTTACTCGCACGGGTCGTACCTGTCGGAGAAGCAGGGCATCCAGTGGCTGGTGAGCGAGTCGGCCATCGAGCTGTACCAGGCGAAGCTGATGGTGCTGCACGCCGCCTACCGCATCGAGCACGGTCTGCCGTTCACCACCGAGGTCTCGATGGCCAAGCACCACGTGGCCAACACCCTGTGGCGCGTGATCGACCGGGCGGTCCAGGTCCACGGTGCGCTCGGCTACTCCAAGGACTCCCCGCTCGCCGACATGCTGCTCCAGGCGCGCTGGAGCCGCTTCGCCGACGGCGCCGACGAGATCCACAAGTGGCGCGTGGCCGAGGCCGTGATAACGGCGTACAAGGAGCACGGCTCGACGCGCTCGGCGACGGGCGACCTGCCGCTCTGA
- a CDS encoding AI-2E family transporter produces MPEDVAPPTTRRARLWERAEERHVPLLAILTTVGVVVSIYLAGQIVYKLREVILLMVVAGFIALLLNPLVGVLRQVGVRRRGSAVAIVTLVALLVFAGLAFAFGYPLAQGLNHLIRDLPSYVRKAEEGKGWIGHLARRYHVQHWVQQNQQKLQTFATNLSKPALTLGKGALSLVIALFAIFMLVVLLLFEASKLRIGVLRLLEPERAARLTRVAGEVNRSVTGYMLGNFITSIIAGVVVFVTLWLLGVPFALLWALWVALVDFLPMIGGALAGIPTVLFALTHSLTAGIVTLVVFLAYTQIENHVLNPIVMSRTVRINPLLVLISILVGANVGDLVGGFFGGFVGTLLAIPIAGSVQVVVRELWRSTAPEAQLQVVGNGGARPTVT; encoded by the coding sequence ATGCCGGAGGACGTCGCGCCGCCCACGACCCGGCGCGCCCGGCTCTGGGAGCGGGCCGAAGAGCGCCACGTCCCGCTCCTCGCCATCCTGACGACGGTGGGGGTGGTCGTCTCGATCTACCTCGCCGGCCAGATCGTCTACAAGCTGCGCGAAGTCATCCTGCTCATGGTGGTGGCCGGGTTCATCGCCCTGCTGCTCAACCCGCTCGTCGGCGTCTTGCGGCAGGTGGGGGTCCGACGGCGCGGCTCGGCCGTGGCGATCGTCACGCTGGTGGCGCTGCTCGTGTTCGCCGGCCTCGCCTTCGCGTTCGGCTATCCGCTCGCCCAGGGGCTCAACCACCTCATCCGCGACCTGCCCAGCTACGTGCGCAAGGCAGAGGAGGGCAAGGGGTGGATCGGGCACCTGGCGCGCCGGTACCACGTGCAGCACTGGGTCCAGCAGAACCAGCAGAAGCTGCAGACCTTCGCCACCAACCTGTCGAAGCCGGCGCTGACGCTCGGCAAGGGTGCGCTGTCCCTGGTGATCGCGTTGTTCGCCATCTTCATGCTGGTGGTCCTGCTCCTGTTCGAGGCGTCGAAGCTCCGCATCGGCGTGTTGCGGCTCTTGGAGCCCGAGCGCGCCGCGCGCCTCACCCGCGTGGCCGGCGAGGTGAACCGCTCGGTCACCGGCTACATGCTCGGTAACTTCATCACCTCGATCATCGCCGGGGTTGTGGTGTTCGTCACCTTGTGGCTCCTCGGCGTCCCCTTCGCGCTGTTGTGGGCGTTGTGGGTCGCCCTCGTCGACTTCCTGCCCATGATCGGCGGGGCCCTGGCCGGGATCCCCACCGTCCTCTTCGCGCTGACGCACTCGCTGACGGCGGGCATCGTCACCCTGGTCGTGTTCCTGGCCTACACGCAGATCGAGAACCACGTCCTCAACCCGATCGTCATGAGCCGCACCGTACGGATCAACCCGCTCCTCGTGCTCATCTCGATTCTCGTCGGTGCCAACGTGGGCGATCTGGTGGGCGGGTTCTTCGGCGGGTTCGTGGGCACCCTGCTGGCCATTCCCATCGCCGGGTCGGTCCAGGTCGTCGTGCGTGAGCTGTGGCGGTCGACGGCACCCGAGGCGCAATTGCAGGTGGTCGGGAACGGCGGCGCCCGCCCGACGGTCACCTAA
- a CDS encoding response regulator transcription factor, which produces MGEPNRILVVDDEPYITDLLGAALRFEGFTVETAATGGEAMALAERGGHDLMLLDVMLPDVDGTEVCRRLRAQGVRTPVLFLTARDATEDKVGGLTAGGDDYVTKPFSLDELVARIHAVLRRTSLAQSADERLRFTDLEMDDQTHEVWRQGTLVELTATEFNLLRYLLENARRVLSKSDILDHVWHYDFDGDPNIVETYISYLRKKIDCFDPPLIHTIRGVGYTLRLPRDKE; this is translated from the coding sequence GTGGGTGAGCCGAACAGGATCCTGGTGGTCGACGACGAGCCCTACATCACCGATCTCCTGGGCGCCGCCCTGCGCTTCGAGGGGTTCACGGTGGAGACCGCCGCCACCGGGGGCGAGGCCATGGCGCTCGCCGAGCGGGGCGGCCACGACCTGATGCTCCTCGACGTGATGCTGCCCGACGTCGACGGCACCGAGGTGTGCCGGCGGCTGCGGGCCCAGGGTGTGCGGACCCCCGTGCTCTTCCTGACCGCCCGCGACGCCACCGAGGACAAGGTGGGGGGCCTCACCGCGGGCGGGGACGACTACGTCACCAAGCCCTTCAGCCTCGACGAGCTCGTCGCCCGCATCCACGCCGTCCTGCGCCGGACCTCGTTGGCGCAGAGCGCCGACGAGCGGCTCCGGTTCACAGACCTCGAGATGGACGACCAGACCCACGAGGTGTGGCGCCAGGGCACGCTCGTGGAGCTGACCGCCACGGAGTTCAACCTGTTGCGCTACCTCCTCGAGAACGCGCGCCGGGTCCTTTCCAAGAGCGACATCCTGGACCACGTGTGGCACTACGACTTCGACGGCGACCCGAACATCGTGGAGACCTACATCAGCTATCTGCGCAAGAAGATCGACTGCTTCGACCCACCGTTGATCCACACCATCCGCGGCGTCGGCTACACGCTCCGCCTGCCCCGGGACAAGGAGTAG
- a CDS encoding ABC transporter ATP-binding protein → MTTTTLPDSSARTAADSQWAVETHGLTKRFGENVAVNGVELLVPRGCAFGYLGPNGAGKTTLIRVLLGLTHADAGTMSLLGYPVPRHRDAALARVGAIVDEPRFHGHLTGRQNLQILAAAREPEARHRIGPALERVGILHRADDRVSKYSMGMRQRLGVAACLIGDPQLLILDEPMNGLDPAGMQDMRDMILSLVAEGRTVVLSSHLLDEVERTCDAVAIVDRGNVIRQGAISDLLAGTSLALEVDTSEPDRARTLLDATAIGAAVEVGPGGLRITLPAGTGRGVVAEINRVLVQGGISVYRLQEIQTSLESWFLEVTSRLGASE, encoded by the coding sequence ATGACAACGACCACGCTCCCCGACTCCTCGGCGAGAACGGCCGCCGACAGCCAATGGGCGGTGGAGACCCATGGGCTGACCAAACGGTTCGGGGAGAACGTCGCCGTGAACGGCGTGGAGCTCCTCGTCCCCCGGGGTTGCGCCTTCGGCTACCTCGGCCCCAACGGCGCCGGGAAGACCACGCTCATCCGGGTGCTGCTGGGCCTGACGCACGCCGATGCCGGCACGATGTCCCTGCTCGGTTACCCCGTCCCCCGGCATCGTGACGCCGCCCTGGCACGCGTCGGCGCCATCGTCGACGAGCCCCGCTTCCACGGCCACCTGACCGGGAGGCAGAACCTCCAGATCCTGGCGGCCGCACGCGAGCCCGAGGCGCGCCACCGCATCGGGCCGGCGCTCGAACGGGTGGGGATCCTGCACCGCGCCGACGACCGGGTGTCGAAGTACTCGATGGGCATGCGCCAGCGCCTCGGGGTCGCCGCCTGCCTGATCGGGGACCCGCAGCTGCTGATCCTGGACGAGCCGATGAACGGGCTCGACCCGGCCGGCATGCAGGACATGCGCGACATGATCCTGTCGCTGGTGGCCGAGGGGCGCACGGTCGTGCTCTCCTCCCACCTCCTCGACGAAGTCGAGCGGACCTGCGACGCCGTCGCCATCGTGGACCGGGGCAACGTGATCCGCCAGGGGGCGATCTCCGATCTGCTGGCGGGGACGTCGCTCGCGCTCGAGGTCGACACGTCCGAGCCCGACCGCGCCCGCACCCTGCTCGACGCCACCGCCATCGGTGCCGCCGTCGAGGTCGGCCCGGGGGGGCTGCGGATCACGCTGCCGGCGGGGACGGGGCGCGGCGTCGTCGCCGAGATCAACCGGGTCCTGGTGCAAGGCGGCATCTCGGTGTACCGGCTCCAGGAGATCCAGACCTCGCTCGAGTCATGGTTCCTGGAGGTCACGAGTCGGCTGGGGGCGTCGGAATGA